A single region of the Actinoplanes sp. SE50/110 genome encodes:
- a CDS encoding ABC transporter permease: MTHLTGTMRRIRAIGRAELTLLLRDGMALCNAVVPPLAIVGLAAAAKADPGGLPGNAFRVTGLLGLVLVGAVYFTLVGTYVARRERLVLKRLRVGEITDVEILTGTASPAIVLALAQIVVFTVAGAVFLGLPVPVNAPVLVLGALGGAGVFVLLAAASAAFTRTVELAQVTTMPLVLACLLGSGLMMPLDDLPGWVGEVVRFLPLTPAVELMRLGWLGTTGAGAPVGFVAVFAAAAGPVAILAAWAALGAVAVRRRFRWEPRR; the protein is encoded by the coding sequence ATGACCCACCTGACCGGCACGATGAGACGGATCCGCGCGATCGGCCGGGCCGAGCTGACGCTGCTCCTGCGGGACGGGATGGCCCTGTGCAACGCGGTGGTGCCGCCGCTGGCGATCGTCGGCCTGGCCGCGGCGGCGAAGGCCGACCCGGGCGGGTTGCCGGGCAACGCGTTCCGGGTCACCGGCCTTCTCGGGCTCGTCCTGGTGGGCGCCGTGTACTTCACTCTGGTCGGGACGTACGTGGCCCGGCGCGAGCGGCTCGTGCTCAAGCGGCTGCGGGTCGGCGAGATCACCGACGTGGAGATCCTCACCGGTACCGCGAGCCCCGCGATCGTCCTGGCCCTCGCGCAGATCGTCGTGTTCACGGTGGCGGGCGCGGTGTTCCTGGGACTGCCCGTGCCGGTCAACGCCCCCGTGCTGGTGCTCGGGGCACTCGGCGGGGCCGGGGTGTTCGTGCTGCTCGCGGCGGCGTCGGCGGCGTTCACCCGGACTGTCGAGCTGGCCCAGGTGACCACCATGCCGCTGGTGCTCGCCTGTCTGCTCGGCTCGGGTCTGATGATGCCGCTGGACGACCTGCCCGGCTGGGTCGGCGAGGTCGTGCGGTTCCTGCCGCTGACACCGGCGGTCGAGCTCATGCGCCTGGGCTGGCTGGGCACGACGGGCGCAGGTGCGCCGGTGGGCTTCGTCGCCGTCTTCGCCGCGGCCGCCGGGCCGGTCGCTATCCTCGCGGCGTGGGCGGCGCTGGGCGCGGTCGCGGTGCGGCGCCGGTTCCGCTGGGAACCCCGGCGGTGA
- a CDS encoding DUF1697 domain-containing protein translates to MTTFLVLLRGINVGGKNKVPMADLRTLLGECGFLDVSTFIASGNVILTSDRDAGQVAARIEAELPEAFPLDSELVKVLTLTGDQLRAVVRDRPAGFGDRPDTYHSDAIFLIGLEAAEVMPIFHPREGVDRVWPGNGVVYAQRLSAQRTRSRLSSMMASPLYRSMTIRSWKTTVTLAEMLDARTARP, encoded by the coding sequence ATGACGACCTTCCTGGTTCTCTTGCGCGGCATCAATGTCGGCGGCAAGAACAAGGTTCCGATGGCGGATCTCAGGACGCTTCTCGGCGAGTGCGGTTTTCTCGACGTCTCGACGTTCATCGCCAGTGGAAACGTCATCCTCACCTCGGACCGGGACGCCGGCCAGGTGGCGGCCCGGATCGAGGCGGAGCTGCCCGAAGCCTTCCCGCTCGACAGCGAGCTCGTCAAAGTCCTGACCCTGACCGGCGATCAGCTCCGCGCTGTCGTGCGGGACCGCCCAGCGGGTTTCGGCGACCGCCCGGACACCTATCACAGCGATGCGATCTTCCTGATCGGCCTCGAGGCCGCCGAGGTCATGCCCATCTTCCATCCGCGCGAGGGCGTCGACCGCGTCTGGCCCGGAAACGGCGTCGTCTATGCGCAGCGTCTCAGCGCCCAGCGCACCAGGAGCCGGCTGAGTTCCATGATGGCCTCGCCCCTCTATCGGTCGATGACCATTCGCAGCTGGAAGACGACCGTCACGCTGGCGGAGATGCTGGACGCGCGGACAGCGCGCCCCTGA
- a CDS encoding GNAT family N-acetyltransferase: MGTPRTPATRHRWPRTSSPFSTRHSPRKVRAPPDSKDPRTFPAAIPSRHGDHPHPTVPGGRPELSTLHARAFNADPSAIRPWSRRLSRHALTWIGAFDDDRLIGFLQVCWDSGSHAFLLDTAVDPDHRSQGLGAALVRAATAEARAAGCEWLHVDFEPHLEHFYLDRCGFRPTPAGLVHLA; this comes from the coding sequence GTGGGCACTCCCCGCACACCAGCGACCCGGCATCGGTGGCCGCGCACCTCGTCCCCCTTCTCGACGCGGCATTCCCCGCGAAAGGTCCGAGCACCACCCGACAGTAAGGATCCGCGCACCTTCCCGGCAGCGATACCGAGCCGGCATGGCGATCACCCTCATCCCACGGTTCCCGGTGGACGACCAGAGCTCAGCACCCTGCACGCCCGCGCCTTCAACGCCGACCCCTCGGCCATCCGCCCGTGGTCCCGGCGACTCTCCCGGCACGCCCTCACCTGGATCGGCGCCTTCGACGACGACCGGTTGATCGGTTTCCTTCAGGTCTGCTGGGACAGCGGCAGCCACGCCTTCCTCCTGGACACCGCCGTCGACCCGGACCACCGGAGCCAGGGCCTCGGCGCCGCCCTGGTGCGGGCCGCCACCGCCGAGGCCCGCGCCGCCGGCTGCGAGTGGCTCCACGTCGACTTCGAACCCCACCTCGAACACTTCTACCTGGACCGCTGCGGCTTCCGCCCGACCCCGGCCGGCCTGGTCCACCTCGCGTGA
- a CDS encoding peptidoglycan-binding protein, with amino-acid sequence MAGTLLPWPEIEKGAKEHPVPTLQYLLRARGQTIAVDGIFGPETETAVLTFQRANGLSADGIVGPHTWSALIVEVRRGSEGDAVRGVQEEFQYRNLSGIPGNGLAVDGIFGPRTEAAVRAFQTAVHADVPTLTVDGIVGPMTWQALVSGMYSF; translated from the coding sequence ATGGCAGGCACGCTGCTCCCGTGGCCCGAGATCGAGAAGGGCGCCAAGGAACACCCGGTACCGACCCTGCAGTACCTGCTGCGGGCCCGCGGGCAGACGATCGCGGTCGACGGCATCTTCGGCCCGGAGACCGAGACCGCGGTGCTCACCTTCCAGCGGGCGAACGGACTGTCCGCCGACGGCATCGTCGGCCCGCACACCTGGAGCGCGCTGATCGTCGAGGTGCGGCGCGGCTCCGAGGGGGACGCGGTCCGCGGCGTCCAGGAGGAGTTCCAGTATCGGAACCTGTCCGGCATCCCGGGCAACGGCCTCGCGGTCGACGGCATCTTCGGCCCGCGGACAGAGGCCGCCGTCCGGGCGTTCCAGACCGCGGTCCACGCCGATGTACCGACCCTGACGGTGGACGGCATCGTCGGCCCGATGACCTGGCAGGCCCTGGTCAGCGGCATGTATTCGTTCTGA
- a CDS encoding NUDIX domain-containing protein, with protein MLRPQKVVAYVVREGRLLVFLHVDDVSFDQSGLQVPAGTVRAGELPEAAVVREAAEETGLPGLRVERYLGVSEFDMRPYADAVHVRHFFHLTVDAPEVPERWFTEERGDGDGTPVRFECYWLPLAQGHVLAAGQSALLGRLFDGVSGGAVGSGLQGDGDTGDRKRSVAG; from the coding sequence GTGCTGAGACCGCAGAAGGTAGTCGCCTACGTCGTTCGAGAGGGTCGGCTTCTGGTCTTCCTGCACGTGGACGATGTCAGTTTCGATCAGTCCGGGCTGCAGGTCCCCGCCGGGACCGTGCGCGCCGGGGAGTTGCCCGAAGCGGCCGTGGTGCGCGAGGCGGCCGAGGAGACCGGTTTGCCGGGGCTGCGCGTCGAGCGATACCTCGGGGTGAGTGAATTCGACATGCGGCCGTACGCCGATGCCGTCCACGTGCGGCATTTCTTCCACCTGACGGTCGACGCGCCGGAGGTCCCGGAGCGCTGGTTCACCGAGGAACGCGGCGACGGCGACGGCACGCCGGTTCGGTTCGAGTGCTACTGGCTCCCGCTGGCACAGGGGCATGTACTGGCCGCCGGGCAGTCGGCCCTGCTCGGGCGGCTTTTCGACGGAGTCTCCGGCGGCGCCGTCGGTTCAGGGCTGCAGGGCGACGGCGACACAGGCGACCGGAAGCGGTCCGTAGCCGGATGA
- a CDS encoding ABC transporter ATP-binding protein — MTAAAIEVRGLSRRYGGPGGFEAVRDVSFSVQRGELFALLGTNGAGKTSTLEVVEGQTRPNAGTVRVLGHDPHAARAAVRPRMGVMLQEGGFPADLTVVETARMWAGTLAVPRPVSEALALVGLDHRTAVRTKQLSGGERRRLDLALALLGRPELLVLDEPTTGLDPESRHATWQLIRGLLAEGVTILLTTHYLGEAQGLADRLAIMHRGQVVTTGSVADVVAAYPARVSFGLPAGIPVDALPELPGAHRPESGAGGQVTVHTAALQATLTALLCWADQRGVVLAGLDARSASLEEAFLSIAAGRQP; from the coding sequence ATGACGGCCGCCGCCATCGAGGTACGCGGGTTGAGCCGCCGCTACGGCGGGCCCGGCGGATTCGAGGCCGTCCGGGACGTGTCGTTCTCGGTCCAGCGGGGCGAGCTGTTCGCCCTGCTCGGCACGAACGGCGCCGGCAAGACGTCGACGCTGGAGGTGGTCGAGGGGCAGACCCGGCCGAACGCCGGCACCGTCCGCGTGCTGGGCCACGACCCCCACGCCGCGCGGGCCGCGGTGCGCCCGCGCATGGGCGTGATGCTGCAGGAGGGCGGCTTCCCGGCCGACCTCACGGTCGTCGAGACGGCCCGGATGTGGGCCGGCACGCTCGCCGTGCCACGCCCGGTGAGTGAGGCGCTCGCGCTGGTCGGCCTGGATCACCGCACGGCCGTACGCACGAAGCAGCTCTCCGGCGGCGAACGCCGCCGCCTCGACCTGGCCCTGGCGCTCCTCGGCCGGCCCGAACTGCTGGTCCTCGACGAACCCACCACCGGCCTGGACCCGGAGAGCCGCCACGCCACCTGGCAGTTGATCCGCGGCCTCCTCGCCGAGGGCGTCACGATCCTGCTGACCACCCACTACCTGGGGGAGGCGCAGGGGCTGGCCGACCGGCTCGCCATCATGCACCGCGGTCAGGTGGTGACGACCGGGTCGGTGGCGGACGTGGTCGCCGCGTACCCGGCGCGGGTCAGCTTCGGCCTGCCCGCCGGCATTCCCGTCGACGCGCTGCCGGAGCTGCCCGGCGCGCACCGGCCGGAGTCCGGCGCCGGCGGGCAGGTCACCGTCCACACCGCCGCACTCCAGGCGACGCTGACGGCGTTGCTGTGCTGGGCCGACCAGCGCGGCGTCGTCCTCGCCGGGCTCGACGCCAGATCGGCGTCGCTGGAGGAGGCGTTCCTGTCGATCGCCGCCGGGAGGCAGCCATGA
- a CDS encoding ABC transporter ATP-binding protein produces MTAALTATGVALSFGATPALRGANLAVAEGEIVAIMGPSGSGKSTLLHCLAGILVPDAGEIDFEGVRLNGLTEAARSELRRDRFGFVFQFGQLVPELSAVENVALPLLLGGVKRDPAIRQAREWFGRLGIEGLQGRRSGELSGGQAQRVALARGLVARPRVLFADEPTGALDSLTGEQVMELMVTSAREQGTTVVLVTHEARVAAYADRLVMVRDGKVTSPSEVPVS; encoded by the coding sequence GTGACCGCCGCGCTGACCGCGACCGGCGTCGCGTTGTCGTTCGGCGCGACGCCGGCGTTGCGCGGCGCGAATCTGGCGGTGGCCGAGGGCGAGATCGTGGCGATCATGGGGCCGAGCGGTTCCGGCAAGTCGACGCTGCTGCACTGCCTGGCCGGGATTCTGGTGCCCGACGCCGGGGAGATCGATTTCGAGGGGGTACGTCTCAACGGGCTGACCGAGGCGGCCCGCAGCGAGTTGCGGCGCGACCGGTTCGGGTTCGTGTTCCAGTTCGGTCAGCTGGTGCCCGAGCTGTCCGCCGTCGAGAATGTCGCGCTGCCCCTGCTGCTCGGTGGCGTCAAGCGGGATCCGGCGATCCGGCAGGCCCGGGAGTGGTTCGGCCGGCTCGGCATCGAGGGGCTGCAGGGCCGGCGCTCCGGCGAGCTCTCCGGTGGGCAGGCGCAGCGGGTGGCCCTGGCCCGGGGCCTGGTCGCACGGCCGCGGGTGCTGTTCGCCGACGAGCCGACCGGGGCGCTCGACTCGCTCACCGGCGAGCAGGTGATGGAGCTGATGGTCACCTCGGCTCGGGAGCAGGGGACCACGGTGGTCCTGGTGACCCACGAGGCGCGGGTCGCCGCGTACGCCGACCGGCTCGTCATGGTCCGCGACGGCAAGGTCACCTCGCCGTCGGAGGTGCCCGTCTCGTGA
- a CDS encoding FtsX-like permease family protein, with amino-acid sequence MISLGLRLAVAGGREAITRLVVLAAAVAMGVGMLLATIAGINAVHAQNMRYPWLNSGVTSVATGPQAPDPAMWALREDYFHGHPLARIDVAVSGPHGPTPPGLAALPGPGEYDVSPALDRLLRDHPADELRDRFAGRQVGVLGDAALPSPDSLIAVVGGTREEVGRITGATEISRMVTIAPDKCDGCVVGLGERGIVLTLSVVTAALLFPLLIFIGTATRLSAARREQRFAAMRLIGATPRQITQFAVLESTVAAVTGAIAGFGVFFAARAGLAQIPFTGEPFFPGDLSLSVTDVLAVLVGVPLAAALAARIALRRVRISPLGVTRRVTPKPPRAWRIIPALLALAELGYLVNHRPNTTQGQTIGYLSGIFGVLIGLMIAGPWLTMAGSRLLARRARRPATLIAGRRLADDPRAGFRAVSGLMLALFVTTTATGVITAIVAERGGGPVGARGHDVVWMELGADREGLPPTQVHVRAQRVRANPDARPDNDHLPGLIACADLANIPGSGTCPAGAEVAEVFTDLSTSTWLPHTAAGSTWPAARQTTAQLGALNVLSALIPTDGSPAAIERARTTLDNAFPDGRGAGTEADFRGDFTRQLSQFERLADVVIIASLVIAGCSLAVSVTGGLTERQRPFAMLRLTGVRLAELRRVIALETAVPLLAVSIVAIGAGFTAAHLFLRSQMQYDLHAPGTAYYAIVSLGLLASIALISSTMPLLRRMTGPAAARNE; translated from the coding sequence GTGATCAGTCTCGGACTCCGACTGGCGGTGGCCGGCGGCCGCGAGGCGATCACCCGGCTCGTCGTGCTGGCCGCGGCGGTCGCGATGGGTGTCGGCATGCTGCTCGCCACGATCGCCGGGATCAACGCGGTGCACGCGCAGAACATGCGCTACCCCTGGTTGAACAGCGGCGTGACCAGCGTCGCGACCGGCCCGCAAGCGCCCGACCCGGCCATGTGGGCGCTGCGCGAGGACTACTTCCACGGGCATCCGCTCGCCCGGATCGACGTGGCGGTCTCCGGCCCGCACGGTCCCACCCCGCCGGGACTGGCCGCGCTGCCCGGCCCCGGGGAGTATGACGTCTCCCCCGCCCTGGACCGGCTGCTCCGCGACCATCCCGCCGATGAGCTGCGCGACCGGTTCGCGGGGCGGCAGGTCGGGGTCCTCGGCGACGCGGCGCTGCCCTCCCCCGACTCGCTGATCGCGGTCGTCGGCGGCACCCGGGAGGAGGTCGGTCGCATCACGGGGGCGACCGAGATCTCCCGGATGGTGACGATCGCACCGGACAAGTGCGACGGTTGCGTCGTGGGCCTCGGCGAACGGGGCATCGTGCTGACCCTGTCCGTGGTCACGGCCGCTCTGCTGTTCCCGTTGTTGATTTTCATCGGTACGGCGACCCGCCTGTCCGCCGCGCGCCGCGAGCAGCGGTTCGCCGCGATGCGCCTGATCGGGGCCACGCCGCGGCAGATCACCCAGTTCGCCGTGCTGGAGTCCACGGTGGCCGCGGTGACCGGCGCGATCGCCGGCTTCGGGGTGTTCTTCGCGGCCCGCGCCGGCCTGGCGCAGATCCCGTTCACCGGTGAGCCGTTCTTCCCCGGCGACCTGTCGCTGTCGGTCACCGACGTGCTCGCGGTGCTGGTCGGCGTCCCGCTGGCCGCCGCACTCGCCGCCCGGATCGCGCTGCGCCGGGTCCGGATCTCCCCGCTCGGCGTCACCCGCCGGGTCACCCCGAAACCGCCGCGCGCCTGGCGGATCATCCCGGCCCTGCTGGCCCTGGCCGAGCTCGGCTATCTGGTCAACCACCGCCCGAACACCACACAGGGCCAGACGATCGGCTATCTGAGCGGCATCTTCGGGGTGCTGATCGGCCTGATGATCGCCGGGCCGTGGCTGACCATGGCCGGCTCCCGGCTGCTGGCCCGCCGCGCCCGGCGGCCGGCCACGCTGATCGCCGGGCGGCGGCTCGCCGACGACCCGCGGGCCGGGTTCCGCGCGGTCAGCGGGCTGATGCTGGCCCTGTTCGTGACCACCACCGCCACCGGGGTGATCACCGCGATCGTCGCCGAGCGCGGCGGCGGCCCGGTCGGCGCGCGCGGCCACGACGTGGTCTGGATGGAGCTGGGGGCGGACCGGGAGGGCCTGCCGCCGACTCAGGTACACGTACGGGCTCAACGGGTCCGGGCCAACCCGGACGCGAGGCCGGACAACGATCATCTGCCCGGGCTGATCGCCTGCGCCGACCTGGCGAACATCCCGGGCAGCGGCACCTGCCCGGCCGGGGCCGAGGTGGCCGAGGTCTTCACCGACCTGAGCACCTCGACCTGGCTGCCGCACACCGCGGCCGGCTCGACCTGGCCGGCCGCCCGGCAGACCACGGCGCAGCTCGGCGCACTCAACGTGCTGTCCGCGCTCATCCCGACCGACGGCAGCCCGGCCGCCATCGAGCGCGCCCGGACGACGCTCGACAACGCGTTCCCGGACGGGCGGGGGGCCGGCACCGAGGCCGACTTCCGCGGCGACTTCACCCGCCAGCTCTCCCAGTTCGAGCGGCTGGCCGACGTCGTGATCATCGCGAGTCTGGTGATCGCCGGGTGCAGCCTCGCGGTCAGCGTCACCGGCGGCCTCACCGAACGGCAGCGTCCGTTCGCGATGCTGCGGCTGACCGGGGTGCGGCTCGCCGAACTGCGCCGCGTGATCGCGCTGGAGACGGCGGTGCCGCTGCTGGCCGTCTCGATCGTCGCGATCGGTGCCGGCTTCACGGCCGCACACCTGTTCCTGCGCTCGCAGATGCAGTACGACCTGCACGCGCCCGGCACGGCGTACTACGCCATCGTGTCTCTGGGGTTGCTCGCCTCGATCGCACTGATCTCGTCGACCATGCCGCTGCTGCGGCGGATGACCGGACCCGCCGCGGCCCGCAACGAGTGA
- a CDS encoding DUF4265 domain-containing protein: MFVVTASDLHERPSGDLIKIWFKFVPREGWLPYDTEGLWATQLGEDTARVANVAFLQNGIAQGDVVRFQTNEDGFRWATDRVEASGHCVIRILPVPSGPLGRSASAVQAAFARFGLGGEVFSAELPFVAFDVPADADFGEIQQVLADGESQGWWHFEVGCGTDRWWSSAAS, translated from the coding sequence ATGTTTGTCGTGACAGCTTCGGATCTGCATGAGCGGCCCTCGGGTGACCTGATCAAGATCTGGTTCAAGTTCGTGCCGCGTGAGGGCTGGTTGCCGTATGACACAGAGGGTCTGTGGGCCACTCAGTTGGGCGAGGACACGGCCCGGGTGGCAAACGTGGCGTTCCTGCAGAACGGCATCGCGCAAGGTGACGTGGTGCGCTTCCAGACGAATGAGGATGGTTTCCGCTGGGCGACGGACCGGGTGGAGGCGTCGGGGCACTGCGTCATCCGGATCCTGCCGGTACCGTCGGGTCCGCTGGGCCGGAGTGCGTCGGCTGTCCAGGCTGCGTTCGCGCGTTTCGGGTTGGGCGGGGAGGTGTTCAGCGCCGAGTTGCCGTTCGTGGCCTTCGACGTTCCTGCCGATGCCGATTTCGGTGAGATCCAGCAGGTGCTCGCAGATGGCGAGTCGCAGGGCTGGTGGCACTTCGAGGTCGGTTGTGGGACCGACCGCTGGTGGAGCTCAGCGGCCTCCTGA
- a CDS encoding TetR/AcrR family transcriptional regulator: protein MGTTRTPRDRWIEAGLQALAVGGPDAVRIEVLAKKLGVTKGGFYGFFADRDALLSAMLDVWERESTDEVIDHVEQEEGDPKTKIQQAGRLTFSHDRLLPIDLAIRDWARRDEAVAARLRRVDNRRFALLREMIGTFCSDADEVEARSLLAFCVAIGEHFLAADHGSRTRAQVRAHAADLILNRHTAGTTPSDASARVDRKPGHE from the coding sequence ATGGGCACGACACGCACACCTCGCGACAGGTGGATCGAAGCGGGACTGCAGGCGCTGGCCGTCGGCGGCCCGGATGCCGTCCGCATCGAGGTCCTGGCCAAGAAACTCGGCGTCACGAAAGGCGGGTTCTACGGCTTCTTCGCCGATCGCGACGCGCTTCTGAGCGCGATGCTCGACGTCTGGGAACGCGAGAGCACCGACGAGGTGATCGACCATGTCGAGCAGGAGGAGGGCGACCCCAAGACCAAAATCCAGCAAGCGGGACGACTCACCTTCTCCCACGATCGCCTACTGCCCATCGACCTCGCCATCCGCGACTGGGCCCGACGCGACGAGGCAGTCGCAGCCCGCCTACGGCGAGTCGACAACCGCCGTTTCGCGTTGCTTCGCGAGATGATCGGTACGTTCTGCTCCGATGCCGATGAGGTCGAAGCGCGCAGCCTGCTCGCCTTCTGCGTGGCAATCGGCGAGCACTTCCTCGCCGCTGACCACGGTAGCCGCACCCGAGCCCAGGTCCGCGCCCATGCCGCTGACTTGATCCTCAACCGCCATACAGCCGGCACGACGCCGTCTGACGCATCAGCGAGGGTTGACAGAAAGCCTGGTCACGAGTGA
- a CDS encoding PadR family transcriptional regulator, producing the protein MSVPLTLLGLLERAPSHGYDLKRDYDTFFGVGKSLPFGQVYATLSRLTRDGKVVMDEVAPGDGPERKRYVITEQGATEVNSWLSDPVTPEPHLQSILFTKVVLALMLDRPAEAYLDAQRQAHLVRMRELTAVKRSGDLVETMLADHGLFHLEADLRWIDTTSARLDALRTQIKAGKP; encoded by the coding sequence ATGAGTGTTCCCTTGACCCTGCTCGGGCTGCTCGAACGGGCCCCGAGCCACGGCTACGACCTCAAACGCGACTACGACACGTTTTTCGGCGTCGGCAAGTCCCTGCCGTTCGGGCAGGTCTACGCGACGCTGAGCCGCCTCACCCGGGACGGCAAGGTGGTGATGGACGAGGTGGCACCCGGTGACGGGCCCGAGCGCAAGCGCTATGTGATCACTGAGCAGGGCGCCACCGAGGTCAACTCCTGGCTGTCCGACCCGGTGACCCCGGAGCCGCACCTGCAGAGCATCCTGTTCACCAAGGTGGTCCTCGCGCTGATGCTGGACCGGCCGGCCGAGGCCTATCTGGACGCGCAGCGCCAGGCGCACCTGGTGCGGATGCGGGAACTGACCGCGGTGAAGCGCTCCGGCGACCTGGTGGAGACGATGCTGGCCGACCACGGCCTGTTCCACCTGGAGGCCGACCTGCGCTGGATCGACACGACGTCGGCGCGGCTCGATGCCCTGCGTACGCAGATCAAGGCGGGCAAACCGTGA
- a CDS encoding response regulator transcription factor has translation MTPIRILLADDEHLIRGALAALLGLEDDLTVVAQAATGAEALSMARALRPDVAVLDLQLPDLDGVAVARALHDELPGCHTMIVTSHGLPGHLKRALAAGVRGFLPKTVSAETLAGVVRTVHGGGRYVDPQLAAEAISAGDNPLTPREADVLELAADGAAVEEIARRAALSPGTVRNYLSAAVGKTGAANRHEAVRIARGHGWI, from the coding sequence GTGACGCCGATCCGGATCCTGCTCGCCGACGACGAGCACCTCATCCGCGGCGCGCTCGCGGCGCTGCTCGGGCTGGAGGACGACCTTACCGTCGTGGCCCAGGCCGCGACCGGTGCCGAGGCGTTGTCGATGGCCCGCGCCCTGCGCCCCGACGTGGCCGTGCTCGACCTGCAGCTGCCCGACCTCGACGGGGTGGCGGTCGCGCGGGCACTGCACGACGAGCTGCCGGGGTGCCACACGATGATCGTCACGAGCCACGGTCTGCCCGGGCATCTCAAGCGCGCCCTCGCCGCCGGGGTGCGCGGGTTCCTGCCCAAGACCGTCTCCGCGGAGACCCTGGCGGGCGTGGTGCGTACCGTGCACGGCGGCGGCCGCTACGTCGACCCGCAGCTGGCTGCCGAGGCGATCAGCGCGGGCGACAACCCGCTGACCCCGCGCGAGGCCGACGTGCTGGAGCTGGCCGCCGACGGGGCGGCGGTCGAGGAGATCGCCCGGCGGGCGGCACTGTCACCCGGCACCGTCCGCAACTACCTGTCGGCCGCGGTCGGCAAGACCGGCGCCGCCAACCGGCACGAGGCGGTCCGGATCGCCCGCGGGCACGGCTGGATCTGA
- a CDS encoding sensor histidine kinase: MTVAAWWRSRGRAARLDLYLRGTLYATFAAAVPLAAGSVPGRAALWVAAAVATVHTVLSVLLVRAGVDHYLGNRPFPARLVAAGGALTAAGVAAAVLVYPDAAPGQPDGPANAVLLILVVSYVAALSTAVRPVVALAVGGLGSLALYALAAGQGAARPGAPALAMVIVTGFVVASFRVTVWMLGALWELDRSREVQAKLAVAEERLRFARDLHDVVGRTLSVVAVKAELAAQLAKRGRDEAVDEMLEVRRIAQESLAELRAVVGGYRTADLDAELAGARSLLTSAGIACRVIGDGGGLSAAVQGTLGWAVREGATNVLRHSEARHCTVALRLSTDGTVTLTVDNDGAAAGDARVRFGSGLIGLAERIAGMGGTLTAEREPPEGFRLTAQLPMAAEEATA; encoded by the coding sequence ATGACGGTGGCTGCATGGTGGCGTTCACGCGGCAGGGCGGCCCGCCTCGACCTGTATCTGCGCGGCACCCTCTACGCCACCTTCGCCGCGGCCGTACCGCTCGCGGCCGGCAGCGTTCCCGGGCGTGCCGCCTTGTGGGTGGCGGCGGCTGTGGCGACGGTGCACACCGTCCTGTCCGTCCTGCTGGTCCGCGCCGGCGTGGATCACTACCTCGGTAACCGGCCCTTCCCGGCCCGCCTGGTCGCGGCCGGCGGCGCGCTGACCGCGGCGGGGGTGGCGGCGGCCGTCCTGGTGTATCCGGACGCGGCGCCGGGGCAGCCGGACGGCCCGGCCAACGCGGTGCTGCTCATCCTCGTCGTGTCGTACGTGGCCGCGCTGTCGACGGCGGTCCGTCCGGTCGTGGCGCTCGCCGTGGGCGGGCTGGGCAGTCTGGCGTTGTACGCCCTCGCGGCCGGCCAGGGCGCCGCCCGGCCGGGGGCCCCGGCCCTCGCCATGGTGATCGTCACCGGGTTCGTGGTCGCCTCCTTCCGCGTCACGGTGTGGATGCTGGGCGCGCTCTGGGAGCTCGACCGCTCGCGCGAGGTGCAGGCGAAACTCGCCGTGGCCGAGGAGCGGCTGCGCTTCGCCCGGGACCTGCACGACGTGGTCGGGCGCACCCTCTCGGTCGTCGCGGTCAAGGCCGAGCTGGCCGCGCAGCTCGCCAAGCGTGGACGCGACGAGGCGGTCGACGAGATGCTGGAGGTACGCCGCATCGCGCAGGAGTCCCTCGCCGAGTTGCGCGCGGTGGTGGGCGGCTACCGGACGGCGGACCTCGACGCCGAACTGGCCGGCGCCCGGTCGCTGCTCACCTCGGCCGGCATCGCATGCCGGGTGATCGGCGACGGTGGTGGGCTGTCCGCAGCGGTGCAGGGCACCCTCGGCTGGGCGGTCCGCGAGGGTGCGACCAACGTGCTGCGGCACAGCGAGGCGCGGCACTGCACCGTCGCGCTGCGCCTGTCGACCGACGGCACGGTGACGCTCACGGTCGACAACGACGGAGCCGCGGCGGGCGACGCCCGGGTCCGCTTCGGCAGCGGGCTGATCGGGCTCGCCGAACGGATCGCCGGGATGGGCGGTACCCTCACCGCCGAGCGCGAGCCACCCGAGGGCTTCCGGCTCACCGCGCAGCTGCCGATGGCGGCGGAGGAGGCCACCGCGTGA